A stretch of Corallococcus silvisoli DNA encodes these proteins:
- the fsa gene encoding fructose-6-phosphate aldolase, with amino-acid sequence MKFFIDSADVEEIRKAHAMGCVDGVTTNPSLLAKVGRGLEETIREICSIVDGPISAECVSLDAPDLIKEGQGLAKIHDNVVVKIPMGVEGMKAVKALTAEGIRTNVTLCFSANQALLCAKAGATYVSPFVGRLDDISQDGMELIAHILEIYQNYDFTTQVLVASVRNPVHVLQSARLGADVATLPYSVITQLANHPLTDSGIKKFLADWEKVPKQAKP; translated from the coding sequence ATGAAGTTCTTCATCGACAGCGCGGACGTCGAGGAAATCCGCAAGGCCCATGCGATGGGCTGCGTGGACGGCGTCACCACCAACCCGTCGCTGCTGGCCAAGGTCGGCCGCGGGCTGGAGGAGACCATCCGCGAGATCTGCTCCATCGTGGACGGCCCCATCAGCGCCGAGTGCGTCTCGCTGGACGCCCCGGACCTCATCAAGGAGGGCCAGGGCCTGGCGAAGATCCACGACAACGTCGTGGTCAAGATTCCCATGGGCGTGGAGGGCATGAAGGCCGTCAAGGCGCTCACCGCCGAGGGCATCCGCACCAACGTCACGCTCTGCTTCTCCGCCAACCAGGCCCTGCTGTGCGCCAAGGCCGGCGCCACGTACGTGTCGCCCTTCGTGGGCCGGCTGGATGACATCTCCCAGGACGGCATGGAGCTCATCGCCCACATCCTGGAGATCTACCAGAACTACGACTTCACCACGCAGGTGCTGGTGGCCAGCGTGCGCAACCCCGTGCACGTCCTCCAGTCCGCGCGCCTGGGCGCGGACGTGGCCACGCTGCCCTACAGCGTCATCACCCAGTTGGCCAACCACCCGCTCACCGACAGCGGCATCAAGAAGTTCCTCGCGGACTGGGAGAAGGTCCCCAAGCAGGCGAAGCCGTAG